From the genome of Nicotiana sylvestris chromosome 2, ASM39365v2, whole genome shotgun sequence, one region includes:
- the LOC104243539 gene encoding uncharacterized protein: protein MASRKRSMSFDADMHVDYKEWNEASCPICMEHPHNAVLLLCTSHDKGCRSYICDTSYRHSNCLDRFKNLKADGKDCPSSSLTQGNQHVSVEISNGLELRNSSALRTIHGNRDLPTRLAAENDAFPGGEEESGNVADNHTGMLEGIFQTSGSVSLLETDHEEINGKLKCPMCRGDVLGWKVVEEARKHLNRKSRSCSSESCSFMGNYSELRQHARRVHPTARPSDIDPSRQRAWHRLENQREYNDIVSAIHSAMPGAMVLGDYVIENGDGLSGEGERDPSESGRWLSTFFLFQMIGSMDPTSEVRGGRLRALSRHRRSSGSSSRRRYLWGENLLGLHENDDAEDEDEDETDLDVFSDISLNSRRRRRLMQSRSDEDQH from the coding sequence ATGGCTAGTAGGAAACGGAGCATGTCATTTGATGCTGATATGCATGTTGACTACAAAGAATGGAATGAAGCTTCATGCCCCATCTGCATGGAGCATCCACACAATGCTGTTCTCCTCCTTTGTACCTCTCATGATAAGGGTTGCCGATCATATATTTGCGACACAAGTTATAGGCATTCGAATTGCCTGGATCGTTTCAAGAATCTGAAGGCTGACGGTAAGGACTGCCCTTCTAGTAGTCTGACACAAGGCAATCAGCATGTTTCCGTTGAGATTTCTAATGGCTTGGAGCTGAGAAATTCAAGTGCTCTAAGAACGATTCATGGAAATCGTGATTTACCAACAAGACTGGCTGCAGAAAATGATGCATTCCCTGGAGGAGAAGAGGAGAGTGGCAACGTGGCAGATAATCATACGGGCATGTTGGAAGGGATTTTCCAAACTTCAGGTTCTGTATCTTTATTGGAAACGGATCATGAAGAGATCAATGGTAAATTGAAGTGTCCTATGTGTCGTGGAGACGTGTTAGGATGGAAGGTAGTGGAGGAGGCTAGGAAGCATCTCAATAGGAAGTCTAGAAGTTGCTCTTCTGAATCCTGCTCATTCATGGGTAACTACAGTGAATTGCGGCAGCACGCTAGGAGAGTTCACCCGACAGCACGCCCTTCTGATATTGATCCGTCAAGACAACGAGCATGGCATCGGCTTGAAAACCAGAGAGAGTACAACGATATCGTCAGTGCTATCCACTCTGCAATGCCAGGAGCGATGGTGCTTGGGGATTACGTGATTGAGAATGGAGACGGTCTATCAGGTGAAGGGGAACGAGATCCAAGTGAAAGTGGACGGTGGTTAAgtactttctttttatttcaGATGATTGGGTCAATGGACCCTACGTCTGAGGTAAGAGGAGGCAGGTTGAGGGCTTTGTCAAGGCACCGGCGTTCTTCTGGATCTTCCTCAAGGAGGCGCTATCTATGGGGTGAAAATCTGCTAGGTTTACATGAAAATGATGATGCTGAAGATGAAGACGAGGATGAAACTGACCTTGACGTATTCAGTGATATATCGTTAAACTCAAGAAGGCGCAGGCGGTTAATGCAGTCTAGGTCAGATGAAGATCAGCATTAG